Proteins from one Oncorhynchus gorbuscha isolate QuinsamMale2020 ecotype Even-year linkage group LG18, OgorEven_v1.0, whole genome shotgun sequence genomic window:
- the LOC124002751 gene encoding zinc finger protein 501-like: MEDGDLISLRDIPNRFSLSGRGLSSGEPQQHHDADKKEKSLSRSEHLKHQHRGTGKKPHHCSVCGKSFDKQDLTNHEQIHTGEKPFHCSQCGKSFTASITLKSHQRIHAGERPYPYFDCLKHFSQSGFQTTQKHTGPPYSCDQCGKRFNQLVHLTIHQRIHTEEKPYSCDQCGKRFNQLVHLTIHQRIHTGEKPYSCDQCEKSFRTSDHLTIHQRIHTGEKPYSCDQCGKSFNHSGVLTRHQHIHTGEKPYSCDQCGKSFNQSGHLTIHQRIHTGEKPYSCDQCGKSFNHSGSLIIHQRIHTGEKPYSCDQCGKSFNQSGDLTKHQRIHTGEKPYSCDQCGKIFNQSDHLTKHQRIHTGEKPYSCDQCGKSFNQSGDLTKHQRIHTGEKPYSCDQCGKSFNQSGHLTKHQRIHTGE; this comes from the exons atggAAGATGGAGATTTGATTTCATTAA GGGACATCCCTAATCGTTTCTCTCTAAGTGGGAGGGGCTTATcgtctggggagcctcaacaacatcatgatgctgacaagaaagagaagagtctctccagatcagaacacctcaaACACCAGCATAGAGGTACAGGGAAGAAACCTCACCACTGCTCTgtctgtgggaagagttttgatAAACAAGACTTGACAAATCATGAGCAaattcacactggagagaaaccgttCCACTGCTCTCAGTGCGGGAAGAGTTTCACTGCATCTATAACTTTAAAATCTCATCAGAGAATTCATGCAGGGGAGAGGCCTTACCCCTACTTTGATTGTTTGAAGCATTTCTCACAATCAGGATTCCAGactacacaaaaacacacaggaccgccttatagctgtgatcagtgtgggaagagattcAATCAATTAGTACACCTGACTATacaccaacgcatacacacagaagagaagccttatagctgtgatcagtgtgggaagagattcAATCAATTAGTACACCTGACTATACACCagcgcatacacacaggagagaagccttatagctgtgatcagtgtgagaAGAGTTTCAGGACGTCAGATCACCTCACTATacaccaacgcatacacacaggggagaagccttatagctgtgatcagtgtgggaagagcttcaatcaCTCAGGAGTCCTGACTagacaccaacacatacacacaggagagaagccttatagctgtgatcagtgtgggaagagcttcaatcaATCAGGACACCTGACTATtcaccaacgcatacacacaggagagaagccttatagctgtgatcagtgtgggaagagcttcaatcaTTCAGGATCCCTGATTATACACCAGCgcatacacacaggggagaagccttatagctgtgatcagtgtgggaagagcttcaatcaATCAGGAGACCTGACTAAacaccaacgcatacacacaggagagaagccttatagctgtgatcagtgtgggaagatcTTCAATCAATCAGATCACCTGACTAAacaccaacgcatacacacaggagagaagccttatagctgtgatcagtgtgggaagagcttcaatcaATCAGGAGACCTGACTAAacaccaacgcatacacacaggagagaagccttatagctgtgatcagtgtgggaagagcttcaatcaATCAGGACACCTGACTAAacaccaacgcatacacacaggagagtag